From Asterias rubens chromosome 6, eAstRub1.3, whole genome shotgun sequence, one genomic window encodes:
- the LOC117291378 gene encoding uncharacterized protein K02A2.6-like, whose amino-acid sequence MTSAVLEYDGSMLTDWVNSLVIREKANGRLRLCLDPKDLNRAIKRDHYPVPTLEEITPKLSGAKMFSKLDARNGYWNIELDEQSTYLTTFNTPFGQYRFLRMPFGLRMSQDVFQQKIDETYCGCEGIVGIADDIQVFGKSARDHDIHLHEAMEHTRCAGIKLNAKKCIIKTTKCSFFGLIYSPDGVRPNPDKVKAVEMMQPSGDRKQLRTFLVN is encoded by the coding sequence ATGACGTCTGCTGTGTTGGAGTATGATGGATCGATGTTGACAGACTGGGTTAACTCACTAGTGATACGTGAGAAAGCCAATGGCCGGCTGCGCCTATGTCTAGATCCCAAGGACCTCAACCGGGCCATCAAAAGAGATCACTACCCTGTGCCTACTCTCGAAGAAATCACACCTAAGCTATCCGGTGCTAAAATGTTTAGCAAGCTTGATGCCAGAAACGGCTATTGGAACATCGAGTTAGATGAACAATCTACGTACCTCACCACATTCAACACCCCTTTTGGCCAATACCGATTCTTGAGAATGCCCTTTGGTCTCAGGATGAGTCAGGATGTTTTTCAACAAAAGATAGACGAAACCTATTGTGGCTGTGAAGGCATTGTAGGCATCGCTGATGATATCCAAGTATTTGGCAAAAGCGCAAGAGACCATGATATACACCTCCATGAAGCCATGGAACACACCAGATGTGCAGGGATCAAGTTGAATGCCAAAAAATGCATCATCAAAACAACTAAGTGTAGTTTCTTCGGACTGATATACTCACCCGATGGAGTGAGGCCCAACCCAGATAAAGTAAAGGCAGTTGAAATGATGCAGCCCTCAGGTGACAGAAAACAACTGCGAACCTTCCTGGTCAACTAA